A portion of the Methanobacterium aggregans genome contains these proteins:
- a CDS encoding SDR family oxidoreductase yields the protein MKDKKVVVTGGLGFIGSHITESLIEENEVTIIDDMSTGKLENLEHLPQENIDIIKGNITELNLKAIFDDKDYVFHEAAMASVPESVELPEEYNDINIGGTLKVLLAARDTDVEKVVMASSSAVYGETKKLPIAESDAISPMSPYAVTKATGELYCNSFREVYGLETAALRYFNVFGPRQDINSQYAAAIPNFIHAILHNERPVIYGDGEQTRDFIYVKHVVDANIHICESSAAGIFNIALGRSTSINQLVEIINEVLGKDVEPIHEDPRQGDIKHSFADVSKARSIGFNPEDDFKGELAETVKWFTG from the coding sequence ATGAAGGACAAAAAGGTAGTTGTAACCGGCGGTCTTGGTTTTATTGGATCACACATAACAGAATCTTTGATTGAGGAAAATGAAGTCACAATAATAGATGACATGTCAACAGGGAAACTTGAAAACCTAGAACACCTCCCACAGGAAAATATTGATATAATAAAGGGAAACATAACTGAACTGAATCTCAAGGCAATATTTGATGATAAAGACTATGTTTTTCATGAAGCTGCAATGGCAAGTGTGCCTGAGAGTGTTGAACTCCCTGAAGAATACAACGATATTAACATCGGTGGGACTCTGAAGGTTCTTTTAGCTGCCAGGGATACTGATGTTGAAAAGGTGGTTATGGCCTCTTCATCAGCTGTTTACGGTGAAACAAAGAAACTTCCAATAGCTGAATCTGATGCAATCAGTCCAATGTCACCCTATGCAGTTACCAAGGCAACAGGAGAGCTTTACTGTAACTCCTTCAGGGAAGTTTACGGCCTCGAGACTGCAGCACTTCGCTACTTCAATGTTTTCGGGCCAAGACAGGACATCAATTCCCAGTACGCAGCTGCAATACCCAACTTCATCCATGCAATACTCCACAATGAAAGACCAGTTATATACGGTGATGGGGAACAGACCCGGGACTTCATCTATGTAAAACATGTTGTGGATGCCAACATCCATATATGCGAATCCAGTGCAGCCGGAATCTTTAACATAGCCCTAGGGAGGAGCACCAGCATAAACCAGCTCGTTGAGATCATAAATGAAGTTCTTGGAAAGGATGTTGAACCTATACATGAAGATCCAAGGCAAGGAGATATTAAACATTCCTTTGCAGATGTTTCCAAGGCCCGATCCATTGGTTTCAATCCAGAAGATGATTTTAAAGGGGAACTTGCAGAAACTGTGAAGTGGTTTACAGGTTGA